A stretch of Sphingomonas sp. JUb134 DNA encodes these proteins:
- the addB gene encoding double-strand break repair protein AddB: protein MAEAPRLRLFSIPPHRAFADALANGLLRQYGRDPMALARGFVLLPNNRAKRAITDAFVRASNGGLLMPRLVAVGDPEIDEAVGPFADPADDLDPIPPAVAPLARRMILSRLVAEERARAGRPVDAAEAVRLAGDLARTLDQLLVEEVEPDALKTISFDEPLQTHWERSLAMFETVLVRWPKELAALGRIDLAVRRRRLLDRLIARWRATPPPSFVCAAGIASASPVIARLLRAIAELPQGSVVLSGLAIDMDDAEWDLLGPHEPDPVTGRRRRSLETHPQFQLKLLLDRMGVGRRESETWRAGSEHDARPARSRTIESALAPAERTHDWIDLPAERRSLAGVQALDVPTPAEEAQAIAIAMRQALETEGKTAALVTPDRALARRVSAHCARWGITVDDTAGQPLSVLPPGTMLLALADVAAQDFAPLPLLALLKHPLACAEEGRLEWLEGVRRLDRALRGPRPAPGLAGVDAFLADAEGRDGALRRAAAPWWEKTRPLLAPLAESYAGGARPLPELLGALRATATALGGDALWSRPEGRAAGELLDTLEQEAVHGPAMVEPESIGPMLRTLMDEVAVRPPHGGHPRLAIYGLLEAQLQTSDLTILGGLNEGVWPGLPAPDPWLAPRIRAELGLPGLERRIGLAAHDLANSLGAKEVLLTRAHRDASGPTVASRFWLRLEALSVKGLDRAEELARWTHAIDDPGGYAPASRPAPCPPVALRPRQISVTEVDRLKADPFAFYARRMLRLAALDPVDADPSAAWRGTAVHGVLEDWARQDGFDPAKLAGRVETLAADPRTHPLLRALWVPRLREAVDWIASQVAAQMAGGRSILGVEGEGKIDLAGVELRGKFDRIDRLENGDLAVVDYKTGQPPSTRAVRDGFSLQLGLLGIMAERGAFENIAGTATAFEYWSLAKKGDAFGYVATPVDPAGKYNRVPTDRFVALALHHFTEAAANWLTGEAPFTAKLKPEYAPFAEYDQLMRRDEWYGRE, encoded by the coding sequence ATGGCTGAGGCCCCGCGGCTTCGGCTTTTCTCCATTCCGCCGCACCGGGCGTTCGCCGACGCGCTCGCGAACGGTCTGCTGCGCCAGTACGGGCGCGACCCGATGGCGCTGGCGCGCGGCTTCGTGCTGCTGCCCAACAACCGGGCCAAGCGCGCGATCACCGACGCCTTCGTGCGCGCGAGCAACGGCGGTCTGCTGATGCCGCGGCTGGTGGCGGTCGGCGACCCGGAGATCGACGAGGCGGTGGGGCCGTTTGCGGACCCCGCCGACGATCTCGATCCGATCCCGCCGGCAGTTGCGCCGCTCGCGCGCCGCATGATCCTGTCGCGGCTGGTGGCGGAGGAGCGGGCGCGCGCCGGCCGTCCGGTGGATGCCGCAGAGGCCGTGCGTCTCGCGGGCGATCTCGCCCGCACGCTCGACCAGCTGCTGGTGGAGGAAGTCGAGCCCGACGCGCTCAAGACGATCTCGTTCGACGAGCCGCTCCAGACCCATTGGGAGCGTTCGCTCGCCATGTTCGAGACGGTGCTGGTGCGCTGGCCCAAGGAACTGGCGGCGCTCGGCCGCATCGACCTGGCGGTGCGCCGCAGGCGGCTGCTCGACCGGCTGATCGCGCGCTGGCGGGCAACCCCGCCGCCGAGCTTCGTTTGCGCCGCCGGCATCGCCAGCGCCTCGCCGGTGATCGCCCGACTGTTGCGCGCCATCGCCGAGCTTCCGCAGGGGAGCGTCGTGCTCTCCGGCCTCGCCATCGACATGGACGATGCCGAGTGGGATCTGCTCGGGCCGCACGAGCCGGACCCGGTCACCGGCCGTCGTCGGCGCTCGCTCGAGACCCACCCGCAATTCCAGCTGAAGCTGCTGCTCGATCGGATGGGCGTCGGCCGGCGCGAGTCCGAGACGTGGCGGGCCGGCAGCGAGCATGACGCGCGGCCTGCGCGCAGTCGCACGATCGAGAGCGCGCTGGCGCCGGCCGAGCGCACCCACGACTGGATCGACCTGCCGGCCGAACGTCGCAGCCTGGCAGGCGTGCAGGCGCTGGACGTGCCGACCCCGGCCGAGGAAGCGCAGGCGATCGCCATCGCCATGCGCCAGGCGTTGGAGACCGAAGGCAAGACCGCGGCGCTGGTGACGCCCGATCGTGCGCTGGCGCGTCGCGTGTCGGCGCATTGCGCGCGCTGGGGGATCACCGTCGACGACACCGCCGGCCAGCCGCTGTCGGTGCTGCCGCCGGGTACGATGCTGCTCGCGCTCGCCGATGTGGCGGCGCAGGACTTCGCGCCGCTGCCGCTGCTCGCCTTGCTCAAGCATCCGCTCGCTTGTGCGGAGGAGGGCCGGCTGGAATGGCTGGAAGGCGTGCGGCGGCTCGACCGCGCGCTGCGGGGGCCGCGACCGGCGCCGGGACTTGCGGGAGTCGACGCCTTCCTCGCCGATGCGGAGGGGCGCGACGGCGCGCTGCGCCGCGCGGCGGCACCATGGTGGGAGAAGACCCGGCCGCTGTTGGCGCCGCTCGCCGAGAGCTATGCGGGGGGCGCACGCCCGCTACCGGAACTGCTTGGAGCATTGCGGGCGACGGCGACGGCGCTTGGTGGCGACGCGCTCTGGTCGCGTCCCGAAGGCCGGGCTGCCGGCGAGCTGCTCGACACGCTGGAGCAAGAGGCGGTGCACGGCCCCGCGATGGTGGAGCCGGAGTCGATCGGCCCGATGCTCCGCACGCTGATGGATGAGGTTGCGGTGCGACCGCCGCATGGCGGGCACCCGCGGCTTGCCATCTACGGCCTGCTCGAGGCGCAACTCCAGACGTCCGACCTCACGATCCTGGGCGGGCTCAACGAGGGCGTGTGGCCGGGGCTGCCCGCGCCCGATCCGTGGCTGGCGCCGCGCATCCGGGCGGAGCTTGGCCTGCCAGGCCTCGAACGCCGCATCGGCCTGGCCGCGCACGACCTCGCCAACAGCCTGGGCGCGAAGGAGGTGCTGCTGACCCGTGCCCACCGGGACGCGAGCGGACCGACGGTGGCCTCGCGCTTCTGGCTGCGGCTGGAGGCGCTGTCGGTGAAGGGTCTCGACCGAGCGGAGGAGCTCGCCCGCTGGACCCATGCGATCGACGATCCCGGCGGTTATGCGCCAGCGTCACGCCCCGCGCCGTGCCCGCCGGTCGCGCTGCGACCGCGGCAGATCTCGGTGACCGAGGTCGACCGCTTGAAGGCGGATCCTTTTGCCTTTTACGCGCGGCGGATGCTGCGGCTGGCGGCGCTTGATCCGGTCGATGCCGATCCCAGCGCTGCGTGGCGCGGGACGGCGGTGCACGGCGTGCTGGAGGATTGGGCGCGGCAGGACGGCTTCGACCCCGCAAAACTTGCTGGTCGGGTGGAGACGCTGGCGGCCGATCCGCGAACCCACCCGCTGCTCCGGGCACTGTGGGTCCCGCGCCTGCGCGAGGCGGTCGACTGGATCGCGAGCCAGGTCGCAGCGCAGATGGCCGGCGGCCGCAGTATTCTGGGCGTAGAGGGCGAGGGGAAGATCGACCTCGCCGGGGTCGAGCTGCGCGGCAAGTTCGACCGGATCGACCGGCTGGAGAACGGCGACCTCGCGGTGGTCGACTACAAGACGGGCCAGCCGCCCTCGACTCGCGCGGTGCGCGACGGCTTCAGCCTCCAGCTGGGGCTGCTCGGCATCATGGCCGAGCGCGGCGCGTTCGAGAACATCGCCGGCACCGCCACCGCCTTCGAATATTGGTCGCTCGCCAAGAAGGGGGACGCGTTCGGCTATGTCGCGACGCCGGTCGATCCGGCGGGCAAGTATAACCGCGTGCCCACCGACCGCTTCGTGGCGCTCGCGCTCCATCATTTTACCGAGGCTGCCGCCAACTGGCTGACCGGCGAGGCGCCGTTCACCGCCAAGCTCAAGCCCGAGTACGCCCCCTTTGCCGAGTATGACCAGCTGATGCGCCGCGACGAATGGTATGGCCGTGAGTAG
- a CDS encoding nucleotidyltransferase family protein — protein sequence MSKAMTLSLRPNPDVAVPETAMVMAAGLGKRMRPLTATRPKPLVSVAGKPLIDHVFDRLRAAGVKRAVVNVHYLADVLEAHLRARVKDMEVLVSDERAQLMETGGGLVQARELIGDKPFVCVNSDNLWVDGPVDAIRLLAEAWDDARMDALLLLVPLARAASHSGHGDFHLDPTGRITRRRQPGRLAPFVFTGVQILSPRVIADWPEGPFSTNLFWERALEAGRLWGLVHEGLWFDVGTPGAIKETEAALADG from the coding sequence ATGAGCAAGGCCATGACCCTGTCGCTGCGTCCGAACCCCGACGTGGCGGTGCCGGAAACGGCGATGGTGATGGCGGCCGGCCTTGGCAAGCGCATGCGCCCGCTCACGGCCACCCGCCCGAAGCCGCTCGTGTCCGTTGCAGGCAAGCCGCTGATCGACCACGTCTTCGATCGGCTGCGCGCCGCCGGCGTCAAGCGCGCGGTGGTCAACGTCCACTATCTGGCCGACGTGCTGGAGGCGCACCTGCGCGCGCGGGTGAAGGACATGGAGGTGCTCGTTTCCGACGAGCGTGCCCAGCTGATGGAAACCGGCGGCGGCCTGGTCCAGGCGCGCGAACTGATCGGCGACAAGCCATTCGTCTGCGTGAACAGCGACAATTTGTGGGTCGACGGGCCGGTGGACGCGATCCGGCTGCTGGCGGAGGCGTGGGACGATGCGCGGATGGACGCGCTGCTGCTGCTGGTGCCGCTTGCCCGTGCGGCAAGCCACAGCGGTCATGGCGACTTCCACCTCGATCCGACCGGACGTATCACCCGCCGCCGCCAGCCGGGGCGGCTTGCGCCGTTCGTCTTCACCGGCGTGCAGATCCTGTCGCCGCGGGTGATCGCCGACTGGCCGGAAGGGCCGTTCTCCACGAACCTTTTCTGGGAGCGCGCGCTGGAGGCTGGCCGCCTGTGGGGCCTGGTCCATGAGGGGCTGTGGTTCGACGTCGGCACGCCGGGAGCGATCAAGGAGACCGAGGCGGCGCTCGCCGATGGCTGA
- a CDS encoding aminoglycoside phosphotransferase family protein has protein sequence MAADMNPPAAAPAFLAAHGWGGAEVVPLAGDASFRRYFRALDAGRSAVLMDSPPKLEDQRPFVELARWLTERGFRAPAILAEDPAEGLVLLEDFGDARLRETADAAPESELRLYGDAVDVLIRLRDHPAAPVPAYDRSVYLREVMLLPEWYCPAIGLEVDVPGYRAAWEAVLDTVDAGEAVTVLRDYHAENLMLIEGEAETLGLLDFQDALAGHPAYDLVSLLQDARRDVSAALEEAMLDRYRRTTGVGEDFLDAYHVLGAQRNAKIVGIFARLWQRDGKPRYAALCPRVWRYLERDLAQPVLAPVAAWFDANIPAELRGDPMQVRA, from the coding sequence ATGGCCGCTGACATGAACCCGCCCGCCGCGGCGCCCGCCTTTCTCGCAGCACATGGATGGGGAGGGGCCGAGGTGGTCCCGCTCGCCGGTGACGCGTCCTTTCGCCGCTATTTCCGCGCACTCGACGCCGGCCGCAGCGCCGTGCTGATGGACTCGCCGCCGAAGCTGGAGGACCAACGTCCGTTCGTGGAGCTTGCCCGTTGGCTGACGGAGCGCGGCTTTCGCGCGCCGGCGATCCTGGCCGAGGACCCGGCCGAGGGGCTGGTGCTGCTGGAGGACTTCGGCGACGCGCGGCTGCGCGAGACCGCGGACGCCGCTCCCGAAAGCGAGCTGCGGCTCTACGGGGACGCGGTCGACGTGCTGATCCGCCTGCGCGACCACCCGGCGGCGCCGGTGCCGGCTTATGACCGCAGCGTTTATCTGCGCGAAGTGATGCTGCTGCCGGAATGGTATTGTCCGGCGATCGGCCTGGAGGTCGACGTGCCGGGCTATCGTGCCGCCTGGGAGGCCGTGCTCGACACCGTTGACGCCGGCGAGGCGGTGACGGTGCTGCGCGACTACCACGCCGAGAACCTGATGCTGATCGAGGGCGAGGCGGAGACGCTGGGGCTGCTCGACTTCCAGGACGCGCTCGCGGGGCACCCGGCGTACGACCTCGTCTCGCTGCTCCAGGACGCGCGGCGCGACGTTTCGGCCGCGCTGGAGGAGGCGATGCTGGACCGCTACCGCCGCACCACCGGCGTGGGCGAGGACTTCCTCGACGCCTATCACGTGCTGGGCGCCCAGCGGAACGCCAAGATCGTCGGCATTTTCGCGCGGCTGTGGCAGCGCGATGGGAAGCCGCGTTACGCCGCGCTCTGCCCGCGCGTCTGGCGCTATCTGGAGCGGGATCTCGCCCAGCCGGTGCTGGCGCCGGTCGCCGCGTGGTTCGACGCCAACATCCCCGCCGAACTGCGGGGCGATCCGATGCAGGTGCGCGCATGA
- the tsaE gene encoding tRNA (adenosine(37)-N6)-threonylcarbamoyltransferase complex ATPase subunit type 1 TsaE → MNDLLLHSPEEAHAFGAALARVANPGDAIALSGPLGAGKTSIARGLLAALGLMEEAPSPSFAIVQPYEPPETRFPVLHVDLYRIEHADEAEELGLDEARLDALLVVEWPERLPDSAWEDALWLTLTPEADGTRRLTAKVPPSWKARWPLT, encoded by the coding sequence ATGAACGACCTGCTGCTGCATAGCCCCGAAGAAGCCCATGCGTTCGGCGCCGCGCTCGCGCGGGTCGCCAACCCCGGCGACGCGATTGCGCTGTCCGGGCCGCTGGGAGCCGGCAAGACCAGCATCGCACGCGGGCTGCTTGCGGCGCTGGGGCTGATGGAGGAAGCGCCGTCACCCAGCTTCGCGATCGTCCAGCCCTATGAGCCGCCGGAGACGCGCTTTCCCGTGCTCCACGTCGACCTCTACCGCATCGAACATGCGGATGAGGCCGAGGAGCTTGGCCTGGACGAGGCGCGGCTCGACGCGCTGCTGGTGGTCGAATGGCCCGAGCGGCTGCCGGACAGCGCCTGGGAAGACGCGCTCTGGCTCACCCTTACTCCCGAAGCCGATGGCACCCGCCGCTTGACAGCGAAGGTGCCGCCGTCATGGAAAGCACGATGGCCGCTGACATGA
- a CDS encoding sensor histidine kinase, with protein MIILNPVSAILAGAVLALVLVGAVWALAAGLWLRRHARAGIAAAGIDATLVQASPAQAMLVRADGRVEMPPQLAQWLGLSAMPQTLADLTGMDEGLDPASAEALLREIGGAQRAARPFRIEVRARGAARTLTASGERAPASLEPHGGALVWFFDASEFQTEIGTLSREIEEYRSGFDALSGLIEAAPMPMWYRDGDLRLAMVNSAYVRAVDAFDAREVLARQAELVDGDGMGGPLGSALIARDTGQPQASVMPATIGGARRMLRVHDVPLPEGGIAGFAVDIHDVEEMRAGMKRFRLAQRAVLDRLSAGVVQFSADRSLEFCNQPFRRIFGMRGEWLADRPEFDRVLERMREAKRLPEVRDFPGWKQERRAWFRAAEAVEEPWHLPGGTYLRVVAQPMPEGGLLLIFEDRTEQVQLASARDTLLRVRTATFDNLFEALGVFSADGRLQLWNSKFRQLWGLEEAFLNDHPRVDVLAEQAAPMLANPSRAVLIPELIRFATVQRIQRSGHFAMADGRHYQFGAVPLPDGNALLTMLDISDSRRIEQALRDRNEALEAGDRTKTAFLAAMSYELRTPLTSIKGFTEMLHGGYAGALSEDGARYTGAILESVDRLGELIDDVLDLTASEGAPLQRAEVDLAPLARAMAADMLPAAAAKRIELVVEVDPSVGSIVGDARRIGQAIAHLLDHAIAGTRDRGRVLLHADGDAEAARIIVSDDGPGMDANTAAHALDRFAPGGALRRGERALGLGLPLARRIVEAHGGTIALVSEQGAGTLVTIEVPRG; from the coding sequence ATGATCATTCTGAACCCCGTCTCGGCGATCCTGGCCGGGGCGGTCCTGGCGTTGGTGCTGGTGGGGGCGGTTTGGGCGCTCGCGGCCGGGCTGTGGCTGCGCAGGCACGCGCGTGCGGGAATTGCCGCCGCGGGCATAGATGCGACGCTGGTGCAGGCCTCGCCCGCGCAGGCGATGCTGGTGCGCGCCGACGGTCGCGTGGAGATGCCGCCGCAGCTCGCCCAGTGGCTGGGGCTGTCGGCGATGCCGCAGACGCTTGCCGACCTGACGGGGATGGACGAGGGGCTCGATCCCGCCAGTGCCGAGGCGCTGTTGCGCGAGATCGGCGGTGCGCAACGCGCCGCGCGGCCGTTCCGGATCGAGGTCCGCGCGCGCGGTGCCGCCCGGACGCTGACCGCGAGCGGCGAGCGCGCACCCGCCTCGCTGGAGCCGCATGGCGGCGCGCTCGTCTGGTTCTTCGACGCGTCCGAGTTCCAGACCGAGATCGGCACGCTGTCGCGCGAGATCGAGGAATATCGCAGCGGCTTCGATGCGCTGTCGGGGCTGATCGAGGCGGCGCCGATGCCGATGTGGTATCGCGACGGCGATCTCCGGCTGGCGATGGTCAACAGCGCCTATGTGCGCGCGGTGGACGCGTTCGACGCCCGCGAAGTGCTGGCCCGTCAGGCGGAACTGGTCGACGGCGACGGCATGGGCGGGCCGCTCGGCAGTGCGTTGATCGCGCGCGACACGGGCCAGCCCCAGGCAAGCGTGATGCCGGCGACGATCGGCGGCGCGCGCCGCATGCTGCGCGTTCACGACGTGCCGCTGCCAGAGGGGGGCATCGCGGGCTTCGCGGTCGACATCCATGACGTCGAGGAAATGCGCGCGGGGATGAAGCGCTTCCGCCTCGCGCAGCGCGCGGTGCTCGACCGGCTCTCGGCAGGCGTGGTGCAATTCTCCGCCGACCGGTCGCTGGAGTTCTGCAACCAGCCGTTCCGCCGCATCTTCGGGATGCGCGGCGAGTGGCTCGCCGACCGCCCCGAGTTCGACCGCGTGCTCGAACGCATGCGCGAGGCGAAGCGCTTGCCGGAAGTACGCGACTTCCCCGGCTGGAAGCAGGAGCGGCGTGCGTGGTTCCGCGCGGCCGAGGCGGTGGAGGAACCCTGGCACCTGCCGGGCGGCACCTATCTGCGGGTCGTCGCCCAGCCGATGCCGGAAGGCGGCCTGCTGCTGATCTTCGAGGATCGCACGGAGCAGGTGCAGCTGGCAAGCGCGCGCGACACGCTGCTGCGGGTGCGTACCGCCACATTCGACAATCTGTTCGAGGCGCTCGGCGTCTTCTCGGCCGACGGCCGCCTGCAGCTGTGGAACAGCAAGTTCCGCCAGCTGTGGGGGCTGGAGGAGGCGTTCCTCAACGACCATCCGCGCGTGGACGTGCTGGCGGAGCAGGCGGCGCCGATGCTGGCGAACCCGTCGCGCGCGGTGCTGATCCCCGAACTGATCCGGTTTGCCACCGTCCAGCGCATCCAGCGCAGCGGTCATTTCGCGATGGCGGACGGGCGGCACTATCAGTTCGGCGCCGTACCGCTGCCCGACGGCAACGCGCTGCTGACGATGCTCGACATCTCCGACAGCCGCCGCATCGAGCAGGCCTTGCGCGATCGCAACGAGGCGCTGGAAGCGGGGGACCGCACCAAGACGGCGTTCCTGGCGGCGATGAGCTACGAGCTGCGCACGCCGCTCACGTCGATCAAGGGCTTCACCGAGATGCTGCACGGCGGCTATGCCGGTGCGCTCAGCGAAGACGGTGCGCGCTATACCGGCGCGATCCTGGAATCCGTCGACCGGCTCGGTGAACTGATCGACGACGTGCTCGACTTGACCGCAAGCGAAGGCGCGCCGCTGCAACGCGCGGAGGTCGACCTCGCCCCGCTTGCCAGGGCGATGGCCGCGGACATGCTGCCCGCCGCCGCCGCCAAGCGGATCGAGCTGGTGGTGGAGGTGGACCCGTCCGTCGGGAGCATCGTCGGCGATGCCCGGCGCATCGGCCAGGCGATCGCCCACCTGCTCGACCACGCGATCGCCGGCACCCGCGATCGGGGACGGGTGCTGCTGCACGCGGACGGCGATGCCGAGGCGGCCCGCATCATCGTGTCGGATGACGGCCCCGGCATGGACGCCAACACGGCGGCGCATGCGCTCGACCGGTTCGCGCCCGGCGGTGCCCTCCGGCGAGGGGAACGCGCACTGGGGCTGGGCCTGCCGCTCGCACGGCGCATCGTCGAGGCGCACGGCGGCACCATCGCGCTGGTATCGGAACAGGGTGCGGGCACGCTGGTCACGATCGAGGTGCCGCGAGGATGA
- the ahcY gene encoding adenosylhomocysteinase yields MLGAHRFDRRYFVATVLDTQDYVIKDISLAGFGRKEIEIAETEMPGLMSLVEEFGASQPLKGARITGSLHMTIQTAVLIETLAKLGAELRWASCNIFSTQDHAAAAIAASGIPVFAVKGETLEEYWDYVVRIFDWGQDTTCNMILDDGGDATMFALWGARVEAGETLFTPSNEEEEIFVATLQRFLKERPGYLTKTVQNIKGVSEETTTGVHRLYELAKQGKLPFPAINVNDSVTKSKFDNLYGCKESLVDAIRRATDVMLAGKVACVAGFGDVGKGSAASLRNGGARVLVTEVDPICALQAAMEGYEVVTMEDAATRADIFVTATGNADVITLDHMRAMKNMAIVCNIGHFDSEIQIAGLNNLKWTEIKPQVDEVEFADGKKIIVLAKGRLVNLGCATGHPSFVMSSSFTNQVLAQIELWTGADKYKNEVYVLPKHLDEKVAALHLEKLGVKLSKLSQKQADYIGVPVEGPFKPDHYRY; encoded by the coding sequence ATGTTGGGCGCGCACCGGTTCGACAGGAGATACTTCGTGGCCACCGTGCTCGACACCCAGGATTATGTCATCAAGGACATCAGCCTCGCTGGCTTCGGCCGCAAGGAAATCGAGATCGCCGAGACCGAGATGCCCGGCCTCATGTCGCTCGTCGAGGAATTCGGCGCGTCGCAGCCGCTGAAGGGCGCGCGCATCACCGGCTCGCTGCACATGACGATCCAGACGGCCGTGCTGATCGAGACGCTGGCGAAGCTCGGCGCCGAGCTGCGCTGGGCGTCGTGCAACATCTTCTCGACCCAGGACCATGCCGCCGCCGCGATCGCCGCGTCGGGCATCCCGGTGTTCGCCGTGAAGGGCGAGACGCTGGAGGAATATTGGGACTATGTCGTCCGCATCTTCGACTGGGGGCAGGACACCACCTGCAACATGATCCTGGACGACGGCGGCGACGCGACCATGTTCGCGCTGTGGGGTGCGCGTGTCGAGGCGGGCGAGACGCTGTTCACGCCGTCCAACGAAGAGGAAGAGATCTTCGTCGCCACGCTGCAGCGCTTCCTCAAGGAGCGTCCGGGCTACCTCACCAAGACCGTCCAGAACATCAAGGGCGTGTCGGAAGAGACCACCACCGGCGTCCACCGCCTCTATGAGCTCGCCAAGCAGGGCAAGCTCCCGTTCCCGGCGATCAACGTCAACGACTCGGTCACCAAGTCGAAGTTCGACAACCTCTACGGCTGCAAGGAATCGCTGGTCGACGCGATCCGTCGCGCCACCGACGTCATGCTCGCCGGCAAGGTCGCTTGCGTCGCCGGCTTCGGTGACGTGGGCAAGGGTTCGGCGGCCTCGCTGCGCAACGGCGGCGCCCGCGTGCTGGTGACCGAAGTCGATCCGATCTGCGCGCTGCAGGCGGCGATGGAGGGCTATGAGGTCGTGACGATGGAGGACGCTGCAACGCGCGCCGACATCTTCGTGACCGCCACCGGCAACGCCGACGTCATCACGCTCGACCACATGCGCGCGATGAAGAACATGGCGATCGTGTGCAACATCGGCCACTTCGACAGCGAGATCCAGATCGCGGGCCTCAACAACCTGAAGTGGACCGAGATCAAGCCGCAGGTCGACGAGGTCGAGTTCGCCGACGGCAAGAAGATCATCGTCCTCGCCAAGGGCCGCCTGGTGAACCTGGGCTGCGCGACCGGCCACCCGTCGTTCGTGATGTCCTCGTCCTTCACCAACCAGGTGCTGGCGCAGATCGAGCTGTGGACGGGCGCCGATAAGTACAAGAACGAAGTGTACGTCCTGCCCAAGCACCTCGACGAAAAGGTTGCGGCGCTGCACCTGGAGAAGCTGGGCGTGAAGCTGTCCAAGCTGAGCCAGAAGCAGGCGGATTACATCGGCGTGCCGGTCGAAGGCCCGTTCAAGCCGGACCACTACCGCTACTAA
- a CDS encoding YqgE/AlgH family protein, translating to MDKAAFLVGQFLLAMPGIGDPRFEHAVIAICAHDEKGAMGVGVGEAVDGLGLHDLLRQFELRTDLVADLPVHVGGPVEPRRGFVLHSKDWGGQDTIDVAGRWSLSGTIDVLRAISEGTGPQQFLVALGFAGWESGQLEGELSRHGWFNTPSETDLLYDVPAGERWERCFIAAGIDPRLLVSATGTA from the coding sequence ATGGATAAAGCAGCATTTCTGGTCGGTCAGTTCCTGTTGGCGATGCCCGGCATCGGCGACCCGCGGTTCGAGCATGCGGTGATTGCGATCTGCGCCCATGATGAGAAAGGCGCGATGGGGGTCGGCGTCGGCGAAGCCGTGGACGGGCTGGGGCTGCACGATCTGCTGCGCCAGTTCGAGTTGCGGACGGACCTGGTGGCGGACCTGCCGGTTCATGTCGGCGGCCCCGTGGAGCCCCGCCGCGGCTTCGTGCTCCACAGCAAGGATTGGGGCGGGCAAGACACGATCGACGTCGCGGGGCGTTGGTCGCTCTCCGGCACGATCGACGTGCTGCGCGCGATCTCCGAAGGCACGGGGCCGCAGCAATTCCTGGTCGCGTTGGGCTTCGCCGGCTGGGAGTCGGGGCAGTTGGAAGGCGAGCTGTCGCGCCATGGCTGGTTCAACACGCCGTCGGAAACTGACCTCCTGTACGATGTGCCGGCGGGGGAACGGTGGGAGCGCTGCTTCATCGCCGCCGGCATCGATCCCCGCCTGCTGGTGTCGGCGACCGGCACCGCCTGA
- a CDS encoding peroxiredoxin — protein MTIQVGDRLPDATFAKVTADGPEQVDTASFFQGRRVALFSVPGAFTPTCSARHLPGFVEKAAEIRAKGIDEIACTAVNDAFVMKAWGDANGVGDKVTMLADGNGAFARAVGLELDGSKFGMGTRAQRYAMVINDGVVEALHVEQPGEFRVSSAEHLLETL, from the coding sequence ATGACCATCCAAGTGGGCGACCGCCTGCCCGACGCCACGTTTGCCAAGGTAACGGCCGACGGCCCCGAACAGGTCGATACCGCAAGCTTTTTCCAGGGCCGTCGTGTCGCCCTGTTCTCGGTGCCCGGCGCCTTCACCCCCACCTGCTCCGCGCGCCACCTGCCGGGCTTCGTCGAGAAGGCGGCCGAGATCCGCGCCAAAGGCATCGACGAGATCGCCTGCACCGCCGTCAACGACGCCTTCGTGATGAAGGCCTGGGGCGACGCCAACGGGGTGGGCGACAAGGTCACGATGCTCGCCGACGGCAACGGCGCCTTCGCCCGCGCGGTCGGGCTGGAGCTCGACGGGTCGAAGTTCGGCATGGGCACGCGCGCGCAGCGCTATGCCATGGTGATCAACGACGGCGTGGTCGAGGCGCTCCACGTCGAGCAACCCGGCGAGTTCCGGGTAAGCTCGGCCGAGCATTTGCTGGAGACGCTGTGA